A stretch of DNA from Cellulomonas xiejunii:
TCGACCCCGACGCGGCCCCGGACGACCCGCTCGAGCTGTTCGCGACGTGGTTCGCCACCGCCGTCGAACGCGGCGTCCCCGAGCCGCACGCCGCGACCCTCGCGACCGCGGACGCCGACGGCCGTCCCTCGGCCCGCGTGCTCGTCCTCAAGGACCTCGATGCCGACGGCCTCGCGTTCGCGACCGACGCCCGCAGCGCGAAGGCGGGGGACCTGGCGGTGAACCCGCAGGCGGCGGTCAGCTTCTGGTGGCAGCCGGTGGTGCGGCAGGTGCGGGTCGCCGGTGCCGCGCGGTACCTCGGGGACGGGGTCTCCGCGGACGACTACCTCGCGCGGTCGCCCGCGTCGCGTGCCGCTGCCGCGGGCGTGCGCCCGGAGGAGCCCCTGCCGTCGGTCGCGCACCTGCGGCACGCCATGACGCAGGCGCGCGAGCGGATCGACGCCGAGCCGGGCTTCGTCCTGCCGACCTGGCAGGCCTGGCTCGTGGTCCCCGAGGTCGTGGAGTTCTGGCAGGGCAGCGCGGACCGCGCGCATGTCCGCCTGGTGTACCGGCGCGACGTCGCGGGCTGGTCGCACGGCCTCGTCTGGCCGTGACGAGGGCCACGCCGAGTCCGCCCGGGGTCGGTGTAGGGTCTGCCGCATGACCACGACCCCGCGTGCCACCTGCGCCGCCACGTGTCGTCGTCATTCCTGTCGCTGCTGTCGCTGACACGCCTCGACCCCGCCGGACCGCTCCGGCCCCCCCACCCGCGCGACGCGAACCGTCCGCTCCGGTGGCACCCACCCCCGTCCCGTGGTGCTCTCGTCTCTCCTGACCCTTCCCGGGCCTCGTGCCCGCTCGCGAGAGACCGCTGCCCCCGCGCCCCGAAAGGCCCAGCCATGCTCCGCACGTCGCACCGACTGCTCGTCCTGCCCGTCGTCCTCGCCGTCGGTGCGCTGGCCGCCTGCTCGTCCGGCGACGAGGCGCCCCAGGGGGCCGCGGGCTCCGAGGCCGGCGTGCTGCGCGTCGGCACGGAGGGCACGTACTCGCCGTTCAGCTTCCACGACGCCGACGGCGAGCTGACCGGCTACGACGTGGAGGTCGTCACGGCCGTCGCGGACGAGCTGGGCCTCGACGTCGAGTTCTCGGAGACCACCTGGGACTCGATCTTCGCGGGGCTCGAGGCGGAGCGGTACGACGTCATCGCCAACCAGGTCACGGTCAACGACGAGCGGGCCGGGAAGTACGACCTCAGCGAGCCGTACACCGTGTCGACGGGCGTCGCGCTGGTGGCCGCGGACAACGACGCCGTGACGTCGCTCGCCGACGTCTCGGGCCTGACCGCCGCGCAGTCCGCGACGTCGAACTGGTCGCAGGTCGCCACCGACGCGGGTGCGACGGTGGAGTCGGTCGAGGGCCTCACGCAGGCGGTCGCGCTGCTCAAGCAGGGGCGCATCGACGTGACGTTCAACGACGACCTCGCGGTGCTCGACTACCTCAAGCAGTCCGGCGACACGTCGGTGAAGATCGCCTTCGAGACCGGCGACACCGTCGAGCAGGCGTTCGCGCTGCGCAAGGGGTCGGACCTCACGGTCCGCATCGACGAGGCCCTGGCGTCGTTGCGCGCCGACGGCACGCTCACGCAGATCTCGGAGAAGTGGTTCGGTGACGACGTCACCCAGTGAGCCGGACGGGACGCGAGGGCGTGCGATGAGCCGGGGTGACGCATGACGGGGGACACCTGGGACCTCGTCGTCTCGTCGATCGGCCCGCTGCTGTCGGGCGCGATCCGCGGCACGATCCCGCTGACGCTGATCTCGTTCGCCATCGGGCTCGTCCTCGCGCTCGTCGTCGCCCTCGCGCGGCTGTCGCGGAACCGCCTCGTGTCCGGTGCGGCGCGCGTCTACATCTCGTTGATCCGCGGCACGCCGCTGCTCGTGCAGCTGTTCATCATCTTCTACGCCCTGCCGTCGCTGGGGCTGGTCATCGACCCGTTCCCGTCGGCGGTCGTCGCGTTCTCGCTGAACGTCGGCGGGTACGCGGCCGAGACGATCCGCGCCGCGATCCTGTCGGTGCCCCGCGGGCAGTGGGAGGCCGCCGCGACGATCGGCCTGGACCACCGCCTGACGCTGCAGCGCGTCGTGCTGCCGCAGGCCCTGCGCGTCGCGGTGCCGCCGCTGTCCAACACCTTCATCTCGCTGGTCAAGGACACGTCGCTCGCCTCGACGATCATGGTCACCGAGCTGCTGCGCAAGGCGCAGGAGATCGCGGCGCCGACGTACGAGTTCATGACCCTGTACTCGCTGGCGGCGGTCATCTACTGGCTCATCTGCCTGGTGCTGTCGACCGGGCAGTCGCGCCTCGAGCGCCGCCTCGACCGGTTCGTGGCGCACTGACGTGGGAGACGACATGACGAGCGACGCGACCACGCCTGCCGATGCCCGGCCGCTGGTGGAGGTCCGGGGCCTGGAGAAGTCCTTCGGGGAGCTGCACGTGCTGCGCGGCATCGACCTGACCGTCGACCGCGGCAGCGTCACCGTGCTCATCGGCCCGTCCGGCTCCGGCAAGACGACCCTCCTGCGCTGCCTCAACTCCTTGGAGATCCCCGACGCGGGCACGGTGCGGGTGGACGACGTCGAGCTCGACCTGACGCGTCGCCCCACGCGTGCCGAGCTGCGGCGTCTGCGCGCGACCTCCGGCATGGTGTTCCAGTCCCATCAGCTCTTCCCGCACCGCACGGCGCTGCAGAACGTCACGGAGGGGCCGCTGTTCGCCCAGCGGCGCCCAGCCGGTGAGGTGGTGCTCGAGGCGACGGCGCTGCTCGCGAAGGTCGGGCTCGCCGACAAGGCCGACGCGTACCCGCACGAGCTGTCGGGCGGTCAGCAGCAGCGTGTGGGGATCGCCCGTGCCCTGGCGCTGCGCCCGCGGCTCCTGCTGTTCGACGAGCCGACGTCCGCGCTGGACCCCGAGACCGTGGGGGAGGTGCTCGCCGTCATGCGTGACCTGGCGGCGGAGGGCTGGACGATGGTCGTCGTGACGCACGAGATCAGGTTCGCGCGCCAGGTGGCCGACCACGTCGTCTTCATGGACGGCGGTGTCGTCGTCGAGGAGGGGCAGCCTGACGACGTGCTGGCCGACCCGCGCCACGAGCGCACGCGGCGGTTCCTGCAGCGGATCCTCGACCCGCTCTGAGCCCTACGTCGCCCGGTCAGCGCGCCGGGTCGTCGACGGGGTCGGTGCGCGGGTCGTCGTGCGCACGTGCCGGGGCCGGTCCGTCCCCCGGCTCGGGGCGCGGGGGCAGCGTGTCAGGTGCGACGTCCGCGGCGCGCACGGACACGGCGTGCAGCAGGGTCTCCAGCGGGCCGCGTCCCACGGTGGCGTGCCACAGCCAGCAGAACCCGACGGTGACCAGCAGGAACGCCAGCCAGCTCGTGGCGGTCGGCTGCCAGACCACGTCGTCGCCCAGCACGGCGATGGCCAGGAGCTGCCCGGTGTACGCCGTCAGGGCGAGCGCGCCCGTCGCCGACACGGGCGCCAGCGCGCGCGGCCACCGCACGCCGACGGCCAGGCAGACGGCGAGCACCAGCAGGCACGTGCCGGTGTTGCCGGTGACCTCGAAGAACGTC
This window harbors:
- a CDS encoding amino acid ABC transporter substrate-binding protein, yielding MLRTSHRLLVLPVVLAVGALAACSSGDEAPQGAAGSEAGVLRVGTEGTYSPFSFHDADGELTGYDVEVVTAVADELGLDVEFSETTWDSIFAGLEAERYDVIANQVTVNDERAGKYDLSEPYTVSTGVALVAADNDAVTSLADVSGLTAAQSATSNWSQVATDAGATVESVEGLTQAVALLKQGRIDVTFNDDLAVLDYLKQSGDTSVKIAFETGDTVEQAFALRKGSDLTVRIDEALASLRADGTLTQISEKWFGDDVTQ
- a CDS encoding pyridoxine/pyridoxamine 5'-phosphate oxidase, with the translated sequence MRELLRSLPALSGDAPAFDPDAAPDDPLELFATWFATAVERGVPEPHAATLATADADGRPSARVLVLKDLDADGLAFATDARSAKAGDLAVNPQAAVSFWWQPVVRQVRVAGAARYLGDGVSADDYLARSPASRAAAAGVRPEEPLPSVAHLRHAMTQARERIDAEPGFVLPTWQAWLVVPEVVEFWQGSADRAHVRLVYRRDVAGWSHGLVWP
- a CDS encoding amino acid ABC transporter ATP-binding protein; translation: MTSDATTPADARPLVEVRGLEKSFGELHVLRGIDLTVDRGSVTVLIGPSGSGKTTLLRCLNSLEIPDAGTVRVDDVELDLTRRPTRAELRRLRATSGMVFQSHQLFPHRTALQNVTEGPLFAQRRPAGEVVLEATALLAKVGLADKADAYPHELSGGQQQRVGIARALALRPRLLLFDEPTSALDPETVGEVLAVMRDLAAEGWTMVVVTHEIRFARQVADHVVFMDGGVVVEEGQPDDVLADPRHERTRRFLQRILDPL
- a CDS encoding amino acid ABC transporter permease; translated protein: MTGDTWDLVVSSIGPLLSGAIRGTIPLTLISFAIGLVLALVVALARLSRNRLVSGAARVYISLIRGTPLLVQLFIIFYALPSLGLVIDPFPSAVVAFSLNVGGYAAETIRAAILSVPRGQWEAAATIGLDHRLTLQRVVLPQALRVAVPPLSNTFISLVKDTSLASTIMVTELLRKAQEIAAPTYEFMTLYSLAAVIYWLICLVLSTGQSRLERRLDRFVAH